Proteins co-encoded in one Cupriavidus nantongensis genomic window:
- the ppk2 gene encoding polyphosphate kinase 2 codes for MRPGEAELVRRIHNEVADYYDEEIELELDDREASEAFGDPVHLDDQAEQDSRRKYFRELFRLQGELVRLQSWVAATGHKVVILFEGRDAAGKGGVIKRITQRLNPRVCRVAALPAPNDRERTQWYFQRYVAHLPAAGEIVLFDRSWYNRAGVERVMGFCTDDQYEEFFRSVPEFEKMLVRSGIQVIKYWFSITHDEQRLRFLSRIHDPLKQWKLSPMDLESQRRWEDYTRAKEIMLERTHIPEAPWWVVQADDKKRARLNCIHHLLSLVPYAEVETPTVVLPGRERHEDYVRQPVPKEMIVPEVY; via the coding sequence ATGAGACCGGGTGAAGCAGAGCTGGTGCGGCGCATCCACAACGAAGTGGCCGACTACTACGACGAAGAGATCGAACTGGAACTGGACGACCGCGAGGCCAGCGAAGCCTTTGGCGATCCCGTGCACCTCGACGACCAGGCCGAGCAGGACAGCCGCCGGAAATATTTCCGCGAGCTGTTCCGGCTGCAGGGCGAACTGGTGCGGCTGCAAAGCTGGGTCGCCGCCACCGGGCACAAGGTCGTGATCCTGTTCGAGGGGCGCGACGCCGCCGGCAAGGGCGGCGTGATCAAGCGCATCACCCAGCGGCTGAACCCGCGCGTCTGCCGCGTCGCTGCGCTGCCCGCGCCCAACGACCGCGAACGCACCCAGTGGTACTTCCAGCGCTACGTCGCGCACCTGCCCGCCGCCGGCGAGATCGTGCTGTTCGACCGCAGCTGGTACAACCGCGCCGGCGTCGAGCGCGTGATGGGCTTCTGTACCGACGACCAGTACGAAGAGTTCTTCCGCTCGGTGCCCGAATTCGAGAAGATGCTGGTGCGTTCCGGCATCCAGGTGATCAAGTACTGGTTCTCGATCACGCACGACGAGCAGCGCCTGCGCTTCCTCAGCCGCATCCATGACCCGCTCAAGCAGTGGAAGCTCAGCCCGATGGACCTGGAATCGCAGCGCCGCTGGGAAGACTACACGCGCGCCAAGGAAATCATGCTCGAGCGAACCCATATCCCGGAGGCGCCGTGGTGGGTGGTGCAGGCCGACGACAAGAAGCGCGCGCGGCTGAACTGCATCCATCACTTGCTGAGCCTGGTGCCGTATGCCGAAGTGGAAACCCCCACGGTGGTGCTGCCCGGCCGCGAGCGCCATGAGGACTACGTGCGCCAGCCGGTGCCGAAGGAAATGATCGTGCCGGAGGTGTACTGA
- a CDS encoding class I SAM-dependent methyltransferase: MSNTHEIRPGQSIELLKELHILTRDGKMNQDSRRKLKQVYHLFQFIEPLLQEVKGARGRVTLVDHGAGKSYLGFILYDLFFKALQDDSHIYGIETREELVKTSQALAARLGFAGMSFLNLSVADSITSPQLPPTVDVVTALHACNTATDDAIRFALAKRAQHIVLVPCCQAEVASVLRKHKGKLLAGNPLTEIWRHPLHTREFGSQVTNVLRCLQLEAHGYQVSVTELVGWEHSMKNELIIAQYKDLPRRRPAERLEEVLGRLGLEELRERFFTEPVAVA, from the coding sequence ATGTCAAATACCCACGAAATCCGCCCCGGCCAGTCCATCGAGCTGCTCAAGGAACTCCATATCCTGACGCGCGACGGCAAGATGAACCAGGACAGCCGGCGCAAGCTCAAGCAGGTCTACCACCTGTTCCAGTTCATCGAACCGCTGCTGCAGGAGGTCAAGGGCGCGCGCGGCCGCGTCACGCTGGTCGACCACGGCGCCGGCAAGTCCTATCTCGGTTTCATCCTGTATGACCTGTTCTTCAAGGCCCTGCAGGACGACTCGCACATCTACGGCATCGAGACCCGTGAAGAACTGGTGAAGACCTCGCAGGCGCTGGCGGCGCGGCTGGGCTTTGCGGGGATGTCGTTCCTGAACCTGTCGGTGGCGGACTCGATCACCTCGCCGCAGCTGCCGCCCACCGTCGACGTGGTCACCGCTCTGCATGCGTGCAATACCGCCACCGACGACGCCATCCGCTTCGCGCTGGCCAAGCGCGCGCAGCACATCGTGCTGGTGCCCTGCTGCCAGGCCGAGGTGGCGAGCGTGCTGCGCAAGCACAAGGGCAAGCTGCTGGCGGGCAATCCGCTGACCGAGATCTGGCGCCATCCGCTGCATACGCGCGAGTTCGGCAGCCAGGTGACCAACGTGCTGCGCTGCCTGCAGCTGGAGGCGCACGGCTACCAGGTCAGCGTCACCGAGCTGGTGGGCTGGGAACACTCGATGAAAAACGAACTGATCATCGCGCAGTACAAGGACCTGCCGCGCCGCCGCCCGGCCGAGCGGCTGGAAGAAGTGCTGGGGCGGCTGGGCCTGGAAGAGCTGCGCGAGCGCTTCTTCACCGAGCCGGTAGCGGTGGCGTAA
- a CDS encoding FAD-binding oxidoreductase: MAQPSQEHIEALKAQLRGRLLQPGDDGYDDARRIWNAMIDRHPQWIVQAAGAADVAAAVNFAREHGVLLSVRGGGHNIGGLAICEGGMVLDLSPMRSVRIDPHAQRAWVEPGATLRDFDHEAQAQGLATPLGINSTTGVAGLTLGGGFGWLSRKFGTTVDNLVSAQVVTADGKLVRASSDENADLFWALRGGGGNFGVVTMFEFRLHPVGPQVYGGLIVYPLEQAASVLPAYRELYESMPDELTVWVVLRQAPPLPFLPPEAHGKPVAALAICYIGPPEQGPQLVEPLRQLGTPYGEHLGPMPLTAWQQAFDPLLTPGARNYWKSHNFAGLDDGLITMLIEQIGKLPSPQCEVFIGAMGGQTNRVAPDATAYANRDAKFIMNLHGRWDSPADDDRCIGWAREVFRAAAPYALGSVYVNFLTQEEVDRVGAAYGPNYERLVEVKRHYDPDNLFRHNHNINPAG; encoded by the coding sequence ATGGCCCAGCCATCGCAGGAACATATTGAAGCACTCAAGGCGCAGCTGCGCGGGCGCTTGCTGCAGCCGGGCGACGACGGCTATGACGACGCGCGCCGGATCTGGAACGCGATGATCGACCGCCATCCGCAGTGGATCGTGCAGGCCGCGGGCGCGGCCGACGTTGCGGCGGCGGTGAACTTCGCGCGCGAGCACGGCGTGCTGCTGTCGGTACGCGGCGGCGGCCACAACATCGGCGGACTGGCGATCTGCGAGGGCGGCATGGTGCTGGACCTGTCGCCGATGCGCTCGGTGCGCATCGATCCCCACGCGCAACGCGCGTGGGTAGAGCCGGGCGCCACGCTGCGCGACTTCGACCACGAAGCGCAGGCGCAGGGCCTGGCCACGCCGCTCGGCATCAACTCCACCACCGGCGTGGCCGGGCTGACGCTGGGCGGCGGCTTCGGCTGGCTCAGCCGCAAGTTCGGCACCACGGTCGACAACCTGGTGTCGGCGCAGGTCGTCACCGCCGACGGCAAGCTGGTGCGCGCCAGCAGCGACGAGAACGCCGACCTGTTCTGGGCCCTGCGCGGCGGCGGCGGCAACTTCGGCGTGGTGACGATGTTCGAGTTCCGGCTGCATCCGGTGGGTCCGCAGGTCTATGGCGGACTGATCGTCTATCCGCTGGAACAGGCCGCGAGCGTGCTGCCGGCCTATCGCGAGCTGTATGAATCGATGCCCGACGAGCTGACGGTATGGGTGGTGCTGCGCCAGGCGCCGCCGCTGCCGTTCCTGCCGCCCGAGGCGCACGGCAAGCCGGTGGCGGCGCTGGCGATCTGCTATATCGGTCCGCCTGAGCAGGGGCCGCAGCTGGTCGAGCCCTTGCGCCAGCTCGGTACGCCCTATGGCGAGCACCTGGGGCCGATGCCGCTGACCGCGTGGCAGCAGGCCTTCGATCCGCTGCTGACGCCGGGCGCGCGCAACTACTGGAAGTCGCATAACTTCGCGGGCCTCGACGATGGGCTGATCACGATGCTGATCGAGCAGATCGGCAAGCTGCCGTCGCCGCAATGCGAGGTCTTTATCGGCGCGATGGGCGGGCAGACCAACCGCGTCGCGCCCGACGCGACCGCCTACGCCAACCGCGACGCCAAGTTCATCATGAACCTGCACGGGCGCTGGGACAGCCCCGCGGACGACGACCGCTGCATCGGCTGGGCGCGCGAGGTGTTCCGCGCGGCGGCGCCGTACGCGCTCGGCAGCGTCTATGTCAACTTCCTGACGCAAGAGGAAGTCGACCGCGTCGGTGCCGCCTATGGGCCCAACTACGAGCGGCTGGTGGAAGTGAAGCGGCACTACGATCCCGACAACCTGTTCCGCCATAACCACAACATCAATCCCGCGGGCTGA
- a CDS encoding CapA family protein: protein MDPASQAPPLFLCGDVMTGRGIDQILAHPSQPLLHESYVHSALDYVRLAERKAGPIARPAAPDYPWGDALAELASRAARPRIVNLETAITTSDDAWPGKSVHYRMHPRNVDCLQAAGIDCAVLANNHVLDWGRAGLADTLDALDGAQIAHAGAGPDEASAARAALLARPGGGRVVVLAFAMPNAGTPAAWRATAGHSGVNLLDDWSAAAQQRITAQVHQLRRPGDVMVLSIHWGPNWGYHIDPAQRAFARAMVEHAGIDIVHGHSSHHPLGIELHAGKPILYGCGDFINDYEGIGGYDSYRPDLALMAFVSFDGGSADLRLVPLRRSHFRLAYAREVDMAWLQAMFEAQGSALGTRVARSGLHELRLWAA from the coding sequence ATGGACCCTGCCAGCCAAGCTCCTCCCCTGTTCCTGTGCGGCGATGTGATGACCGGTCGCGGCATCGACCAGATCCTGGCGCATCCCAGCCAGCCGCTGCTGCATGAATCGTATGTGCATTCCGCGCTCGACTACGTGCGCCTGGCGGAGCGCAAGGCCGGCCCGATCGCGCGGCCCGCCGCGCCGGACTATCCGTGGGGCGATGCGCTGGCGGAACTGGCAAGTCGCGCCGCGCGGCCGCGCATCGTCAACCTGGAGACCGCCATCACCACCAGCGACGATGCCTGGCCCGGCAAGTCCGTGCACTACCGCATGCATCCGCGCAATGTCGATTGCCTGCAGGCCGCCGGCATCGACTGCGCGGTCCTTGCCAACAACCATGTGCTCGACTGGGGCCGCGCGGGCCTGGCCGATACGCTGGACGCGCTGGACGGCGCGCAGATCGCGCATGCCGGCGCCGGTCCAGACGAGGCCAGTGCGGCACGCGCCGCGCTGCTGGCGCGGCCCGGCGGCGGTCGCGTGGTGGTGCTTGCCTTCGCCATGCCAAATGCCGGCACACCGGCGGCGTGGCGTGCCACCGCGGGGCACTCGGGTGTGAACCTGCTGGACGACTGGTCCGCGGCTGCGCAGCAACGCATTACCGCGCAAGTCCATCAACTGCGGCGCCCTGGCGATGTGATGGTGCTGTCGATCCACTGGGGCCCGAACTGGGGCTACCACATCGATCCCGCGCAGCGCGCCTTCGCGCGAGCGATGGTCGAGCACGCCGGCATCGACATCGTGCACGGGCATTCGTCGCATCACCCGCTCGGCATCGAGCTGCATGCCGGCAAGCCGATCCTGTATGGCTGCGGCGATTTCATCAACGATTACGAGGGCATTGGCGGATACGACAGCTACCGCCCTGACCTGGCGCTGATGGCATTCGTCAGCTTCGATGGCGGCAGCGCGGACCTGCGGCTGGTGCCCTTGCGGCGCAGCCACTTCCGGCTGGCGTATGCGCGCGAAGTCGACATGGCCTGGCTGCAAGCCATGTTCGAAGCACAGGGAAGCGCGCTTGGCACACGCGTGGCGCGCAGCGGATTGCATGAGTTGCGGCTGTGGGCGGCATAG
- a CDS encoding DUF342 domain-containing protein encodes MTHESGLRLELAEPGKQVHACYTPQPGRLPPDPATLQQCLEGLGWSGARLDARAVAQFLAQCQRAEHEIDATIGALVDGAFELDITADGLAVRLTLMPPEGGRPVSADEIRRAVAERGVVAPIQSLALDAALAEGSCELRTIAAGIAPRQGEPARFINLLEPRKPAHSDDDAGKVDLRELGNLLLVSPGTPLMRRIAAVPGHAGVDVFGKPIAADAVDDPPFAEGLTGAAADADDPGLLRAVIAGSPVVGVYGIAVSPVVQVESVDLHSGNVAFDGTLRVSGDIRTGMSVNVSGDVVVEGTIEAASVEAGGNVIVKGGIIGKSESTHAEGGISRASVRCKGAVKARFIENAVVEAGTEVTVDSGIRQSDVAAGQRIVVGGTGVQGSISGGRSRALLAVRAAVLGAPAGTATSIQVGLNPYADAQRAALEGERRRMLEEQNKVRQLVDFFAKHPERAVGDLREKARATLFKLSRDLFELEARLTELGQQMQPAAEAVIDAPRRIHGGVTLQVGSRVLKVMEDKPGGQIRLLDDRITVG; translated from the coding sequence ATGACGCATGAATCGGGACTGCGCCTGGAGCTTGCCGAGCCGGGCAAGCAGGTGCATGCATGCTACACGCCGCAGCCGGGCCGGCTGCCGCCGGACCCGGCCACGCTGCAGCAGTGCCTGGAGGGGCTGGGCTGGTCCGGCGCGCGGCTGGATGCGCGCGCGGTGGCGCAGTTCCTGGCGCAATGCCAGCGCGCCGAGCATGAGATCGATGCCACCATCGGCGCGCTGGTCGATGGCGCGTTCGAACTCGACATCACTGCCGACGGCCTGGCGGTGCGGCTGACGCTGATGCCGCCGGAAGGCGGCCGGCCGGTGAGCGCGGACGAGATCCGCCGCGCCGTGGCGGAGCGCGGCGTGGTGGCGCCGATCCAGTCGCTCGCACTGGACGCCGCACTGGCCGAGGGCAGCTGCGAATTGCGCACCATCGCCGCCGGGATTGCGCCACGGCAGGGCGAGCCGGCGCGCTTCATCAACCTGCTGGAGCCGCGCAAGCCGGCGCACAGCGACGACGATGCCGGCAAGGTCGACCTGCGCGAGCTGGGCAACCTGCTGCTGGTCAGCCCCGGCACGCCGCTGATGCGCCGTATTGCGGCGGTGCCGGGCCATGCCGGCGTCGATGTGTTCGGGAAGCCGATTGCCGCCGACGCGGTCGACGACCCGCCGTTTGCCGAGGGCCTGACCGGCGCGGCAGCGGATGCGGACGACCCCGGGCTGCTGCGCGCGGTGATTGCCGGATCGCCGGTGGTGGGCGTCTACGGCATCGCCGTCAGTCCGGTGGTGCAGGTCGAATCGGTGGACCTGCACTCGGGCAACGTGGCCTTCGACGGCACGCTGCGCGTGTCGGGCGACATCCGCACCGGCATGTCGGTCAATGTCAGCGGCGACGTGGTGGTCGAAGGCACCATCGAAGCCGCCAGCGTCGAGGCCGGCGGCAACGTCATCGTCAAGGGCGGCATTATCGGCAAGTCCGAAAGTACCCATGCCGAAGGCGGCATCAGCCGCGCCAGCGTGCGCTGCAAGGGCGCGGTGAAGGCGCGCTTTATCGAGAATGCGGTGGTCGAGGCCGGCACCGAAGTCACCGTCGACAGCGGCATCCGCCAGAGCGATGTCGCGGCGGGCCAGCGCATCGTGGTGGGCGGCACCGGCGTGCAGGGCAGCATCAGCGGCGGCCGCAGCCGCGCCTTGCTGGCGGTGCGCGCCGCGGTGCTGGGCGCGCCGGCCGGCACCGCCACCAGCATCCAGGTGGGCCTCAATCCCTATGCCGACGCGCAGCGTGCCGCGCTCGAGGGCGAGCGCCGGCGCATGCTGGAGGAGCAGAACAAGGTCAGGCAACTGGTGGACTTCTTTGCCAAGCATCCCGAGCGTGCCGTCGGCGACCTGCGCGAAAAGGCGCGTGCGACGCTGTTCAAGCTGTCGCGCGACCTGTTCGAGCTGGAGGCGCGCCTGACCGAGCTGGGACAGCAGATGCAGCCCGCGGCCGAGGCCGTCATCGACGCCCCGCGGCGCATCCATGGCGGGGTCACGCTGCAGGTGGGCAGCCGCGTGCTCAAAGTGATGGAAGACAAGCCCGGCGGCCAGATCCGGCTGCTCGATGACCGCATCACCGTCGGCTGA
- a CDS encoding DUF1415 domain-containing protein, translating to MSSATHSASQPDDTVIAATRHWLERAVIGLNLCPFAKSVYVKEQVRYVVSPVTEAPDVMDDLERELRLLADADPAQIDTTLLILPHAVADFLDFNDLLYFAERLLASLGLEGTLQIASFHPHYQFAGTEPDDIENYTNRAPYPILHLLREDSIARAVAAFPDSADIYERNQAVMRRLGHEGWQRWMAGDDEPVSGAGKA from the coding sequence ATGTCTTCCGCCACGCACTCCGCCAGCCAGCCCGACGATACCGTCATTGCCGCCACCCGCCATTGGCTCGAGCGCGCGGTGATCGGACTCAACCTGTGCCCGTTCGCCAAGAGCGTGTACGTGAAGGAACAGGTGCGCTATGTGGTCAGCCCCGTCACCGAGGCACCCGATGTGATGGATGACCTCGAGCGCGAACTGCGCCTGCTGGCCGATGCCGACCCCGCGCAGATCGACACCACCCTGCTGATCCTGCCGCACGCGGTGGCGGATTTCCTCGACTTCAACGACCTGCTGTACTTCGCCGAGCGCCTGCTCGCCAGCCTGGGACTGGAAGGCACGCTGCAGATCGCCAGCTTCCATCCGCACTACCAGTTTGCCGGGACCGAGCCGGACGATATCGAGAACTACACCAACCGCGCCCCTTACCCCATCCTGCATTTGCTGCGTGAGGATTCGATCGCGCGCGCGGTGGCGGCTTTCCCCGATTCAGCGGATATCTACGAGCGCAACCAGGCAGTGATGCGCCGCCTCGGCCACGAGGGCTGGCAACGCTGGATGGCGGGCGACGATGAGCCCGTGTCCGGGGCCGGGAAGGCGTAG